One window of the Helicobacter sp. 11S03491-1 genome contains the following:
- the lpoB gene encoding penicillin-binding protein activator LpoB → MFTTLTLCLFFIVGCASAPKYINNSKNYTSIGIDYHDIQEVVDKNAKSLLKSRSVQKIPEDKRILAISDIINDTKDDIDVELLSRKLATKIRNDGFILSAAISGNALSTDEILKSTRNIRNNEEFNQKTIVNKGNLIAPNYSLSGKIIQRSRNVGKKERLDYYFLLTLTDIATGLVVWDNETIISKVIDKKELDQYANNPPSKSPKTSNKAKGFFSNYLVIGLETRLVNYGGIKIPSISLKPYGYGNYIEGVPEGLDDSSRLSLDVKLGYMLSLNESLAFQFNALYSYSSLITKKIDVSYYSSWRDSYKFKDIGLCMDCSATAGSHKLGGELLLLVERGITKGFYVSGGLLADIYSNLRFDIHGIHIEQKFNSFYPFVSLGWTYFYDKFGINIGTKYEWSVDDENYFSQGWSLLTLGLFLKL, encoded by the coding sequence ATATTTACTACACTTACATTATGTTTGTTTTTTATTGTTGGTTGCGCAAGTGCGCCAAAATATATCAATAACTCAAAAAATTACACCTCAATTGGCATTGATTATCATGATATACAAGAGGTAGTCGATAAAAATGCAAAATCTTTACTCAAATCAAGATCTGTGCAGAAAATCCCGGAAGATAAGAGAATTTTGGCTATATCCGATATTATCAATGACACAAAAGACGATATTGATGTAGAACTCCTAAGCCGCAAACTGGCAACAAAAATCCGCAATGATGGTTTTATCCTGAGCGCGGCAATTTCAGGGAATGCTTTGAGTACTGATGAGATATTAAAAAGCACAAGAAACATAAGAAATAATGAAGAATTCAATCAAAAAACTATTGTCAATAAAGGAAATCTTATTGCCCCAAACTACTCACTTTCAGGTAAAATCATTCAACGCAGCAGAAATGTAGGTAAAAAAGAAAGGCTTGATTATTACTTTTTGCTTACACTTACAGATATTGCTACAGGTTTGGTTGTATGGGATAATGAAACGATTATATCAAAGGTAATTGACAAAAAAGAATTAGATCAATACGCAAATAACCCTCCTTCAAAAAGCCCTAAAACTTCAAATAAAGCTAAAGGTTTTTTCTCAAACTATCTTGTGATTGGTCTGGAGACTAGGTTAGTTAATTATGGAGGCATCAAAATCCCTTCTATTTCTTTAAAACCCTATGGTTATGGTAATTATATTGAGGGAGTTCCGGAAGGTTTAGATGATTCTAGCCGGCTAAGCCTTGATGTGAAACTTGGATACATGCTAAGTCTGAATGAATCGCTAGCCTTTCAATTCAATGCTTTGTATAGTTACTCAAGCTTAATAACAAAAAAGATTGATGTTTCTTATTACAGTTCTTGGAGGGATTCATACAAATTCAAAGACATAGGTCTTTGTATGGATTGTTCTGCTACTGCCGGAAGTCATAAGTTAGGCGGAGAATTACTACTCTTGGTTGAGCGTGGGATTACAAAGGGATTTTATGTGAGCGGAGGGTTATTAGCAGATATTTATTCTAACCTAAGGTTTGATATTCATGGCATTCATATTGAGCAAAAATTTAATAGTTTTTATCCGTTTGTTTCTCTTGGTTGGACATATTTTTATGACAAATTTGGAATCAATATTGGAACAAAATATGAATGGAGCGTAGATGATGAAAATTATTTTTCTCAAGGTTGGTCATTGCTAACATTAGGCTTGTTTTTAAAATTATAA
- a CDS encoding DUF2018 family protein encodes MWEEFDELEVLEGDPIQKWKDVVFNASRKLSADELEKILEMQAIYEIIFEEHGLEGKLREFYIRLKEDTLLEQKLKHHKNNIAIESMAKILSENE; translated from the coding sequence ATGTGGGAAGAATTTGATGAATTGGAAGTTTTGGAAGGTGATCCTATCCAAAAGTGGAAAGATGTGGTTTTTAATGCAAGTAGAAAATTATCGGCTGATGAATTAGAAAAAATTCTTGAAATGCAAGCAATCTATGAAATTATTTTTGAAGAGCATGGGTTGGAGGGTAAATTAAGAGAATTTTATATCAGGCTTAAAGAAGATACCCTATTAGAGCAAAAACTAAAGCATCATAAAAATAATATCGCTATTGAATCTATGGCTAAAATCTTAAGTGAAAATGAATAG
- a CDS encoding flagellar basal body P-ring protein FlgI — translation MVLQNLGKFTLLSLFVCLFHVSLYAEKIGDIANIVGVRDNQLIGYGLVIGLNGTGDKTSSKFTMQSIANMLESVNVKISPEDIKSKNVAAVMITASLPSFGRQGDKIDIQISSIGDAKSIEGGILVMTPLSAVDGNIYAIAQGPIALGSSQNTLSGTIVNGATIEREVTYDIYDKTGMALSLKESNFQNAIKVQNAINNVFGSDIALAIDPRTIKIVRPEKLSMIEFLALVQEVNVDYSNRNKIIINEKSGTIVAGVGIIVHPVMVSSGDITIKITKEPLNDEKAQKLDDDTTFDAKENTLSSNGKSTTISSVVKALQKMGASPKSMISILEALKRSGAISAEIEVI, via the coding sequence ATGGTCTTACAAAATTTAGGCAAATTCACTCTTTTGTCTTTGTTTGTTTGTTTGTTTCATGTTAGTTTATATGCAGAGAAAATAGGAGATATTGCTAATATTGTTGGGGTAAGAGATAATCAACTGATTGGCTATGGATTAGTCATCGGGCTTAATGGGACAGGGGATAAAACCAGTTCAAAATTTACCATGCAATCAATTGCTAATATGCTTGAGAGTGTGAATGTAAAAATTTCTCCTGAGGATATTAAGTCTAAGAATGTTGCTGCTGTGATGATTACAGCATCTTTGCCTTCATTTGGAAGGCAAGGGGATAAGATTGATATACAAATTTCTTCTATTGGAGATGCCAAATCTATTGAGGGAGGTATATTGGTGATGACTCCATTAAGCGCAGTAGATGGCAATATTTATGCGATTGCTCAAGGTCCTATTGCCTTAGGGAGTTCTCAAAATACGCTTTCCGGGACAATTGTTAATGGCGCAACTATAGAGCGTGAAGTAACTTATGATATTTATGATAAAACAGGAATGGCATTAAGTTTGAAAGAGTCTAATTTTCAAAATGCCATTAAAGTTCAAAATGCTATCAATAATGTTTTTGGTTCAGATATTGCTTTGGCAATTGATCCCAGAACGATTAAGATCGTCCGACCTGAGAAGCTTAGTATGATAGAATTTTTGGCTTTGGTCCAAGAGGTGAATGTAGATTATTCCAATAGAAACAAAATCATTATTAATGAAAAATCAGGCACAATTGTTGCAGGCGTAGGAATTATTGTCCATCCGGTAATGGTGAGTAGCGGGGATATTACTATAAAAATCACCAAAGAACCCCTAAATGATGAAAAAGCCCAAAAACTAGATGATGATACTACTTTTGATGCCAAAGAAAATACCCTAAGTTCAAATGGTAAATCTACGACAATTTCAAGTGTAGTAAAGGCACTCCAAAAAATGGGGGCAAGCCCTAAAAGCATGATCTCTATACTTGAAGCGCTCAAAAGAAGCGGGGCAATTAGCGCAGAAATTGAGGTGATATAA
- a CDS encoding pilus assembly protein N-terminal domain-containing protein — translation MRKMILFSFYFIIIGCLSILQANEIVMKKGDSRILKTTSNITTVFTSNPKVIDYKIINSRQIIIYANDDGFGDIKIFGNTGKNNNDILLSLQISVDPFAKNLEKIAKLIENKIPGSSIKIDKLGLPGEQGYIISGSVLDESSRDTAFNMAALALGLELRKKEKDATSAARTSQRTTNDGGQQDNSLDFLARFETDSLIDKLQIQLPRQVNVKLLVADVEKNMTTKLGLDFNGGSLIIPLVAQGIYQGFSQLNLATIIDALKDEQIAKILAQPNLSVLSGENAEFSVTGQYTPITNTVTFGGQPISSPGAAKDYGISLTIQPKVESSDKITVRISQEVSNIQSIIEKNGASAANLKKRRAESVIQVADGESFVIGGLLDERDNENIKSVPFLGDIPVLGALFRKTNITRSKAELIIVATVSLARPAVGDIAIPTYQTRNVIESFFNLPYKKFENDRGEIEAFFQNVGFMQ, via the coding sequence ATGCGAAAAATGATTCTTTTTAGTTTTTATTTCATCATAATAGGGTGTCTTAGTATTTTGCAAGCCAATGAAATAGTAATGAAAAAAGGTGATTCCAGAATATTAAAAACAACATCAAACATCACCACAGTTTTCACATCCAATCCCAAAGTGATAGATTATAAAATTATTAACTCTCGCCAAATCATTATTTATGCTAATGATGATGGATTTGGAGATATCAAAATCTTTGGCAATACAGGCAAAAACAATAATGATATTTTATTGTCCCTACAAATATCTGTTGATCCTTTTGCAAAAAATTTAGAAAAAATCGCTAAATTAATTGAAAATAAAATTCCCGGATCTTCTATTAAAATTGATAAATTAGGTCTCCCCGGAGAACAAGGATATATTATTAGCGGGAGTGTTTTAGATGAAAGCAGTCGGGACACAGCTTTTAATATGGCAGCCCTTGCGCTGGGTTTGGAATTAAGAAAAAAAGAAAAAGATGCCACCTCTGCTGCCAGGACTTCTCAACGAACTACAAATGACGGCGGGCAACAAGATAATTCTCTTGATTTTTTAGCCAGGTTTGAAACAGATTCTTTGATTGACAAACTCCAAATCCAACTCCCCAGACAAGTAAATGTGAAGCTTTTGGTTGCAGATGTAGAAAAGAATATGACTACAAAATTAGGATTAGATTTTAATGGAGGATCTTTGATTATCCCCCTTGTTGCGCAAGGAATCTATCAGGGTTTTTCTCAATTAAACCTAGCCACTATTATAGATGCCCTCAAAGATGAGCAAATAGCCAAAATTTTAGCCCAACCCAATCTCTCTGTTTTGAGTGGAGAAAATGCAGAATTTAGCGTTACAGGACAATATACTCCTATCACAAATACTGTTACATTCGGGGGACAACCTATCAGCTCCCCGGGAGCAGCTAAAGATTATGGAATTTCACTCACCATCCAACCAAAAGTAGAAAGTAGCGACAAAATTACTGTGCGTATTTCTCAAGAAGTTAGCAATATACAAAGTATTATCGAAAAAAATGGCGCGAGCGCAGCCAATCTCAAAAAAAGACGTGCCGAAAGTGTCATACAAGTAGCTGATGGCGAAAGCTTTGTCATTGGAGGTTTGTTAGATGAAAGAGATAATGAAAACATCAAGTCTGTACCATTTTTGGGAGATATACCTGTTTTGGGAGCGTTATTTCGCAAAACCAATATCACTCGCTCAAAGGCTGAGCTTATTATTGTTGCCACTGTGAGTTTAGCTCGCCCTGCTGTTGGGGATATTGCTATACCAACTTATCAAACTCGTAATGTCATAGAGTCTTTTTTCAATCTCCCTTACAAAAAGTTTGAAAACGATCGCGGAGAAATAGAAGCATTTTTTCAAAATGTAGGGTTTATGCAATAA
- a CDS encoding Dps family protein — protein MKTVQLLKQLQADSIVLFMKIHNFHWNVRGSDFYHTHKATEEIYEKFADMFDDLAERIVQLGDKPVTTLTEALKIAQVKEEARSDFKSSDVFKGILADYEYLEKEFKKLSELADKDNDKVTAAYADEQSAQLQKSIWMLKAHLG, from the coding sequence ATGAAAACCGTTCAATTACTCAAACAACTTCAGGCAGATTCTATTGTGCTCTTTATGAAAATTCATAATTTTCATTGGAATGTGAGGGGTTCAGATTTTTACCACACTCACAAAGCAACAGAAGAGATTTATGAAAAATTTGCTGATATGTTTGATGATCTTGCAGAGAGAATTGTCCAACTGGGCGATAAGCCGGTTACTACGCTTACAGAAGCTTTAAAAATTGCCCAAGTCAAAGAAGAAGCGCGAAGTGATTTTAAATCAAGTGATGTTTTTAAGGGTATTTTGGCTGATTATGAATATCTTGAAAAAGAATTTAAAAAACTTTCTGAACTTGCAGACAAAGATAATGACAAAGTAACAGCTGCTTATGCCGATGAGCAAAGCGCTCAATTACAAAAATCTATTTGGATGCTAAAAGCACATTTAGGTTAA
- a CDS encoding Flp family type IVb pilin produces MFNKLLSNLKNLQIKLFIRTMLFYKCQKGVTAIEYALIAVAISSMLFIVLGSGGEDGLIAKIKESFRSIQDGLSISNSQGNNK; encoded by the coding sequence ATGTTTAATAAATTACTGAGTAATTTAAAAAATTTGCAGATAAAATTATTTATTCGAACAATGCTTTTTTATAAATGCCAAAAAGGGGTTACTGCTATCGAATATGCCCTTATTGCTGTTGCTATTTCATCCATGTTATTTATTGTTTTAGGAAGTGGGGGTGAAGATGGATTGATTGCAAAAATTAAAGAATCCTTCCGTTCCATTCAAGATGGATTGAGCATTAGCAATTCACAAGGGAATAATAAATAA
- a CDS encoding SAF domain-containing protein, whose protein sequence is MNRKIMILISIMILLVSVLGLFITQGESSNSTKQDNIEPSKQTFSLLSATKNLHAGEIINPTDIATQTIEDKEDKIWGDKIVDKNKDFILDSILLRDIPKGEIITYSDIARPGSKEYDQLKASPRKSLFSFGFDLNQREYVVLQKLKPNEFVDIYFKYETKNPKNIPVLPKQSQNQQYSSQENANSTNLVLVFPHKRVLFLEKKSSQEKSDLQNLQKTPQIMAHLYAELSQEDIKKVYTIEDLGYFFILPSSQTSQKSQNFLATDDVLTKDFIKELKGGIDAKNDSF, encoded by the coding sequence ATGAATAGAAAAATAATGATTCTCATATCCATTATGATTTTATTGGTATCTGTATTGGGTCTCTTCATCACTCAAGGAGAATCTTCAAATAGTACCAAGCAAGATAACATTGAGCCTTCTAAACAAACTTTCAGTCTCTTAAGCGCTACAAAAAATCTCCATGCAGGAGAAATTATCAACCCCACAGACATAGCTACACAAACTATTGAAGATAAGGAAGATAAAATATGGGGAGATAAAATTGTAGATAAAAATAAAGATTTTATTTTGGATTCTATCTTGCTTAGAGACATTCCCAAAGGGGAAATAATTACTTATTCAGATATTGCTCGCCCCGGCAGCAAAGAATATGATCAACTAAAAGCCTCTCCAAGAAAAAGTTTATTTTCTTTTGGTTTTGATTTAAACCAAAGAGAATATGTTGTGTTACAAAAGCTTAAACCAAATGAATTTGTAGATATTTATTTCAAATATGAAACTAAAAATCCAAAAAATATTCCTGTTCTCCCTAAGCAATCTCAAAACCAACAATACTCATCTCAAGAAAATGCAAACAGCACCAATCTTGTGCTTGTCTTTCCTCATAAACGCGTGTTATTTTTAGAAAAAAAGTCTTCTCAAGAAAAATCAGATCTTCAAAACCTTCAAAAGACTCCACAAATAATGGCGCACCTTTACGCTGAACTCTCCCAAGAAGATATTAAAAAAGTTTATACAATAGAAGATCTGGGGTATTTTTTTATTCTTCCTTCAAGTCAAACAAGTCAAAAATCACAAAATTTTCTTGCAACAGATGATGTTTTAACAAAAGATTTTATCAAAGAACTTAAAGGAGGCATCGATGCGAAAAATGATTCTTTTTAG
- the hisD gene encoding histidinol dehydrogenase, with the protein MIRIFNTADLDFEEQFKILLNRGKLDIRNVTQKVQGLLDEVSENGLKAILEHIRKFDGWNPQTIQDIQISPKISQQAYENLDKATKQALHTAYDRIYAFHLKQKSKTWLDFEENGTILGQKITPMDRAGLYIPGGKAAYPSSLLMNAIPAIVAGVKEIVISTPTPHNQPNELLLAAAHLCKIQEIYKVGGASGIAMMAYGIEGIKKVDVITGPGNIFVATAKKLVFGEVSIDMIAGPSEIGIIADAFSNPSYIAHDLLSQAEHDEMASSILLTTSHKIAQETIHYLYAILPKLGREKIAKASIENRGVIIVAKDLKECIALSNTFAFEHLEILTQNPLEILPQIKHAGAIFLGENTPEPIGDYLAGPNHTLPTGGGARFFSPLGVEHFMKKSSIISFSKQAMMELGKECAILAHIEGLDAHKEAVLARIKE; encoded by the coding sequence ATGATAAGAATATTCAATACGGCTGATTTGGATTTTGAGGAGCAATTTAAGATCTTACTCAATAGAGGCAAGCTTGATATAAGAAATGTTACTCAAAAAGTTCAAGGATTGCTTGATGAGGTATCTGAAAATGGTTTAAAAGCCATCTTGGAACATATTAGAAAGTTTGATGGCTGGAATCCTCAAACTATACAAGATATTCAAATATCTCCAAAAATCTCTCAACAAGCTTATGAAAATCTGGATAAAGCAACCAAACAAGCTTTGCATACTGCTTATGACAGAATTTATGCTTTCCACTTAAAACAAAAATCCAAAACTTGGCTGGATTTTGAAGAAAATGGCACTATTTTGGGGCAAAAAATTACTCCCATGGACAGAGCGGGGCTTTATATACCCGGTGGCAAGGCAGCTTATCCAAGCTCTTTATTGATGAATGCTATTCCTGCAATAGTTGCCGGTGTCAAAGAGATTGTCATCTCTACTCCAACTCCCCATAACCAACCCAATGAACTTCTACTGGCAGCAGCGCATTTATGCAAAATCCAAGAAATTTACAAGGTTGGTGGGGCAAGCGGGATTGCAATGATGGCTTATGGAATAGAAGGGATTAAAAAAGTTGATGTAATTACAGGACCGGGAAATATTTTTGTCGCTACTGCAAAAAAGCTTGTTTTTGGAGAAGTCTCCATTGATATGATTGCCGGACCTAGTGAGATTGGAATTATTGCTGATGCATTTAGCAATCCAAGCTACATTGCTCATGATTTGCTTTCTCAAGCTGAGCATGATGAGATGGCAAGCTCAATTTTGCTGACAACAAGCCACAAAATAGCCCAAGAAACAATTCATTATTTGTATGCTATTCTTCCTAAGCTGGGGCGTGAAAAAATTGCCAAAGCAAGCATTGAAAATCGCGGAGTAATTATTGTTGCTAAGGATTTAAAAGAATGTATCGCTTTGAGCAATACATTTGCTTTTGAGCATTTGGAGATTTTGACGCAAAATCCTTTAGAAATACTGCCCCAAATCAAGCATGCAGGGGCAATATTTTTGGGTGAGAATACTCCTGAACCCATAGGAGATTATCTTGCAGGACCTAATCACACATTACCAACCGGTGGGGGCGCGAGATTTTTTTCTCCCTTGGGGGTTGAGCATTTTATGAAAAAAAGTTCTATTATTAGTTTTTCAAAACAAGCAATGATGGAATTAGGTAAAGAGTGTGCTATATTGGCACATATAGAAGGATTAGATGCCCATAAAGAAGCAGTTTTAGCTAGAATAAAGGAGTGA
- a CDS encoding polyprenyl synthetase family protein produces the protein MLEKIREKIQSFIDELHHPDISHLASKITSGKMLRSKLVLAICPSHHALIDLCAIIEMIQSASLLHDDVIDASDIRRGNPSVNAIFGNKNSIMLGDVFYAKAFFELTKLDIRIAQSISNAVIELSRGEISDVFMAESFNTDKAKYFQMLQDKTASLIAASAECGAILAGLDSQKYKEYGKNLGIAFQIVDDLLDITQEACKLGKPAMSDFKEGKTTLPYIYLYEVLPLSERKILISYFKKDKIEAYKWLKEYFDKYHIIPLVVAEARKYGDLAIASIKNENNHLLEEVVKTMIYREF, from the coding sequence ATGTTAGAAAAAATTCGAGAAAAAATACAAAGCTTTATTGATGAACTCCATCATCCGGACATCAGTCATCTTGCTTCCAAAATAACTTCAGGCAAGATGTTAAGAAGCAAGCTTGTTTTAGCTATTTGCCCCAGTCATCATGCTTTGATTGATTTATGCGCTATTATTGAGATGATTCAAAGTGCTTCTTTGCTTCATGATGATGTTATTGATGCTTCCGATATACGCAGAGGAAACCCTTCAGTGAATGCGATTTTTGGGAATAAAAACTCAATCATGTTGGGAGATGTTTTTTATGCTAAAGCATTTTTTGAACTCACAAAATTAGACATTAGGATTGCCCAAAGTATTTCTAATGCTGTTATTGAGCTTTCAAGAGGAGAAATTAGTGATGTTTTTATGGCAGAAAGTTTCAACACAGATAAAGCAAAATATTTTCAAATGCTCCAAGATAAAACAGCATCTTTGATTGCTGCTAGTGCTGAATGTGGCGCTATTTTAGCAGGATTAGACAGTCAAAAATATAAAGAATATGGGAAAAATTTAGGGATTGCATTTCAAATTGTTGATGATTTATTAGATATTACTCAAGAAGCTTGTAAGCTTGGCAAACCTGCAATGAGTGATTTCAAAGAAGGCAAAACAACGCTTCCTTATATTTATTTGTATGAAGTCCTTCCATTAAGCGAAAGAAAAATTCTTATTTCTTATTTTAAAAAAGATAAAATAGAGGCTTATAAATGGTTAAAAGAATATTTTGATAAATATCATATTATTCCTCTTGTGGTTGCAGAAGCTAGAAAATATGGGGATTTGGCTATTGCTTCTATCAAAAATGAAAATAATCATTTGCTTGAAGAAGTAGTTAAAACAATGATATATAGGGAGTTTTAA
- a CDS encoding prepilin peptidase, giving the protein MQITTILWFLVSVWIVCTDISHRLISNIQILSVIILGILCFFQYGLDINTWTSLGIFLIGFLLWHFGFLGAGDVKLLSILSLIMPYHLILSFLFLTSLIGAGIGIIIWILWHLFGINRTVPYGIAIMSSFLLLFLPKMIQKI; this is encoded by the coding sequence ATGCAAATCACAACCATTTTATGGTTTTTGGTTTCTGTATGGATTGTTTGCACAGATATATCTCATCGCCTAATTAGCAATATTCAAATTTTGAGTGTGATAATTTTAGGAATTTTATGTTTTTTTCAATATGGACTAGATATTAATACTTGGACATCTCTTGGTATTTTTCTGATAGGATTTTTATTATGGCATTTTGGATTTCTGGGGGCAGGAGATGTGAAACTTTTAAGCATACTAAGCTTAATAATGCCTTACCATCTGATTTTATCATTCTTATTTTTAACATCTCTTATAGGCGCAGGGATTGGAATTATTATCTGGATTTTATGGCATTTATTCGGGATAAATCGAACAGTCCCTTATGGAATAGCTATCATGAGCAGCTTTTTGTTGCTCTTTTTACCGAAAATGATTCAAAAAATTTAA